The genomic DNA CCGGATCGGGCATGAGCAAAGCGAGGTTGCTGCCGGCCAGCCGCAGCGGGTGCTTGCGCGCATAGAGCACGATCAGGATGGCGACCACGCTCACCGTTTGGCCGATCAGCGTCGCGGTGGCCGAACCGGCGATGCCCAACGCGGGGAAGGGGCCGATGCCGCGGATCAAGAGCGGGTTCAGGACGACATCGAGCACGACCGCCAGCGCCATGAAGACAAACGGCGTGCGCGAATCGCCGGCGCCGCGCAGCACCGTCATGACGAAGGACAACAGGTTCATCATCGGCACCGCGACGAAGATGATGCGCAGATAGCTGCGCGCCAGCGGCAAGGCATCCGCGGGCGTGCCGAGACCGGTGAGGATGGCGTCGACCCAGGTCCAGCCGCAGACCGCGAACACCACCGAGACCAGGAAGAAGAAGGTGGCGCTGGTGCCGACGATGCGCCGCGCCTCGGGCAGGTCGCGGGCGCCAACCGACTGGGCGACCAGGATGGTCGCGGCCATGCCGATACCGAAGACGGTGCCGAGGATCAGGAACAGCACCAGATTGGCGTTGGAAGTCGCAGTCAGCGCCGCTTCGCCAAGGAAGCGCCCGACCCAGACGGCATTGATCGAGCCGTTGAGCGACTGCAGCACGTTGGAGCCGAGCACCGGCAAGGCAAACAGAAGCAGCGTACGCGGAATCGGGCCGCTGGTGAGGTCGTGGGTCCGCCGGTGAGCGGGCTTGTCGTCATCCATGACGGGCACCGAAAATGAATCAGGCCCGCGATGCTATCGCAGGCCTGACGCTCATGCATCCCTTCCGGGCTCGAAGCGATGGAGCGCCCCCGGCGGCGGTGCTAGTTCGCGGCGAGGCTGCTTCCCGACAGGCCGGGGAGGGTAACCTGGTAGACGAGGAAGGTGGTGTCGACATCGGCGCCATCCTCGGCCTTGTAGGGGGCGCCGACCTGGAAGCCATCCTGGGTCAGGAAGTCGTTGTCGTTGGCGACGAACAGGAAATAGTCGTCGGGCAGCTTCGGATCGAGCACGCTCACCAGCGACATCGCTTCCCATTTCTCCGAGAGGTTGTTCTTGTCGTTCGGCGCGCCATTGTGCAGGCCGAAGCGGCCGAGCTCGCCCTTGTCGTTGATGTCGATGAAGGAGGTCAGCTTGGCCGGCGTCACCGACGGGTCGAGCACGCCTTTCGGCGCAACCGGCTTGTCGGCGGCATCGAACGGGCCGTTGGCGATATCGGTGGCGGCGGAGAGGTCGACGATCTCGATCTTGCGGTAAAGCGACTCATCGCCCTTGACGCCCTGGCCGTTGCCGCTGTCGCGCGCCAGCATCAGGAAGCTCTTGTCGGACAGCGCAACGATCTCGCTCTGCGCAGCCACCTTGGTCTTGCCCTTGGCGTCCTTGAACACCGGCAGCGGCACGACATCTCGCGCCAGCTTGAGGTGAGCGAGGTCGGAGGCGTCATAGACGAGGACGCGGGTGTTCTGGCGCGTCGAGCCGGAATCGCCGCCATCCTGGCGGGTCGCCGACTGCAGCACGGCGATCAGGAATTTGCCGTCCGGCGTCATCGACATGCCCTCGAGGCCCTGATTGTTCTGGCGGCCGGTCTCGGGATCCTTCGGATCGGCCTCGGCCGCGCCCGGACCAGGATTGTCCGAAGCGAAATTCGGCTTGCTGTGGCGCGTCGGCACCAGGGCCGCCGGCGGCTGGGTGGCCGACATCAGATGGCCGTCCGCCGAGAAGCGGTAGATGTTGGGGCCATATTCGTCGGAGATGAACATGGTGCCGTCGGGCAGGCGTGCGATCGCCTCGTCGTCCAGCGAAAGCTTGCCGTTGTCGGCTTGCGGCAGCATCGGCATGTCGCCGGCGGCCGGGCGCACGCCGTTCAGCGGATCGAGGCCGGTGGCGTCGGCGCCCTTGTCGTCGGTCAAGAGCATGGTATCCGCGAGCGTCACTTTCACGCCCGACTGTTCCTGTCCGGCGGCGGGCGCGGCGCCCGGAGCGGTCGGGGTCAGCTCGACCGAGATGGTGTTGAGGCGCGGGCGATAGTCGGTGGTGCCTTCGACGTTATAGCCGCGATCGGGCAGCAGCCAGAGCGAGCCCTTGTAGCCGGCGCCGTCACGCGCCCAGGACTTGGTGTCGATCGACATGCCGGAACCGGAACCAAAAGTCTCGCCGAACTTGTCCTTCTGGCCGGCCGGAATGCGGCCGACGCCGACAAGCCCCTTGTTGACGTAGGCGACACCGTCGGCGAGCGCCGGGGTGAGGGCGGTGAACAGAGCAAGTGCCGCGCCGAGCGCGACGGTTCGGGTAAGACGCTTCATGAAATATCCCCTTGTGACGAGCGGAGCGGCCATGGCTGAAAGAGCGCGGCATCGGCGATGCGGCGGCCGTCGAACGGTCTAGGACGTGAACGTGATGGTTGCGTGACAAGAGGGGTGCACTTCCCCCTTCTCCCCTTGTGGGAGAAGGTGGATCGGCGCGTCAGCGCCGAGACGGATGAGGGGTGCTGGAAGAAATAAGGCGATGCCAAGCCGGAGCACCCCTCATCCGACCTCGCTTCGCTCGGCCACCTTCTCCCACAAGGGGAGAAGGGAAAAGCGATCAATCGCTTTCCCGCGCGATCAGCTCCAGCGGCCAGACCTCGCGGATGGTTCGCGGTCCCTCCGGGCCGGCATAGGCGGGGAGCGAGGCCAGCAGCATCTCGGCCAGCCGCCGGCCCATGGGCTCCAGCGACGGACGGAAGGCGGTCAGCGCCGGCGAGAAGTAGCGGCAGAGCGGCGTGTCGACGATTACGATCACCGCTATGTCGTGGCCGGGCCTGATGCCCATCTCGGCCAGTGCCTTGCAGCCGCCGAGCGCCATGGCGTCATTGTTGAAGATGATCGCCGTTGGCCTGTCCTTGGAGAGCATGACGCGCGGCGTCACCTGGTAGCCGCCGGCCTCGTTGATGAAGCCGTCGGCGATCAGGCTGGGGTCGACTTCGATGCCGTGCCTCTTCAGCGCCCTGCGGTAGCCGTCGAGGAACAGGTAGCCGAAGTTGAGATCAAGCGAAGGGCGGATGGCGGCAATGCGGCGGTGGCCCCGCGCGACCAGCCGGTCGACGGCTTCATCACCCGCTCTCTCGAAATCGATATCAAGCGAAGGATAGGTGTCGCCGCCGGATTGACTTCGGCCAAGCGTGGCGAAGGGAAAGCCCGCCTTGCTGAGATAGTCGATCCGATCGTCTTCCCGCCGTGTATTGGCCAACACGACCGCGTCGGCCCGGCGCGTCTCAACCACGCGGCGCAGCCTCTCCTGCTGATATTGACCGGGCTCACCCATGACGACCATCAGATCTAGGTCATACTCGGCGAGCCGCGCCTGCAGACCGGTCAGGAACGGGATGAAGAACGGCTCGCCATATTGCTGGTCACCGGGATGCGGTTGAAGCATGAAGGCGATCGAATGGGTGGCGCCTTTCCTCAGACTCCGGCCGGACTGGTTGGGCGCGTAGTTCAGCTTCCTGGCGGCCTCGAGCACGCGCTGGCGCGTCTCCGCATTGACATCGGCGCGGCCGTTCAGCGCGCGGGACACGGTGCCGATCGAAATGTTCAGGTGACGCGCGAGATCGTGGATGCTGGACGCCAAGGCCGGTTCTCCCCCTGTCTTCGCTAGCACCGGCCGCCCTTCAGGCCAAGCAGTGGATGTCGATTTTCGCG from Mesorhizobium sp. M1E.F.Ca.ET.045.02.1.1 includes the following:
- a CDS encoding MATE family efflux transporter, with the protein product MDDDKPAHRRTHDLTSGPIPRTLLLFALPVLGSNVLQSLNGSINAVWVGRFLGEAALTATSNANLVLFLILGTVFGIGMAATILVAQSVGARDLPEARRIVGTSATFFFLVSVVFAVCGWTWVDAILTGLGTPADALPLARSYLRIIFVAVPMMNLLSFVMTVLRGAGDSRTPFVFMALAVVLDVVLNPLLIRGIGPFPALGIAGSATATLIGQTVSVVAILIVLYARKHPLRLAGSNLALLMPDPALLRVVVSKGIPMGLQMIVISAAALTVMGIVNSYGSQVAAAYGIAAQLWTYIQMPALAIGAAVSSMAAQNVGAGRWDRIGKVAASGVGFNLVLTGALVALLFVFDRPVLSLFLASDSTAIDIAAHINKAASWSFILFGITIVLFATVRATGAVMPPLIILIISVLIVRTGFAYSMRSVIGQEALWWSFPAGSITSLVLAAAYYRFGRWRTMHMIEGRPAAGEPPDTGLGVPRQRARLSPETPNG
- a CDS encoding esterase-like activity of phytase family protein encodes the protein MKRLTRTVALGAALALFTALTPALADGVAYVNKGLVGVGRIPAGQKDKFGETFGSGSGMSIDTKSWARDGAGYKGSLWLLPDRGYNVEGTTDYRPRLNTISVELTPTAPGAAPAAGQEQSGVKVTLADTMLLTDDKGADATGLDPLNGVRPAAGDMPMLPQADNGKLSLDDEAIARLPDGTMFISDEYGPNIYRFSADGHLMSATQPPAALVPTRHSKPNFASDNPGPGAAEADPKDPETGRQNNQGLEGMSMTPDGKFLIAVLQSATRQDGGDSGSTRQNTRVLVYDASDLAHLKLARDVVPLPVFKDAKGKTKVAAQSEIVALSDKSFLMLARDSGNGQGVKGDESLYRKIEIVDLSAATDIANGPFDAADKPVAPKGVLDPSVTPAKLTSFIDINDKGELGRFGLHNGAPNDKNNLSEKWEAMSLVSVLDPKLPDDYFLFVANDNDFLTQDGFQVGAPYKAEDGADVDTTFLVYQVTLPGLSGSSLAAN
- a CDS encoding LacI family DNA-binding transcriptional regulator, whose amino-acid sequence is MASSIHDLARHLNISIGTVSRALNGRADVNAETRQRVLEAARKLNYAPNQSGRSLRKGATHSIAFMLQPHPGDQQYGEPFFIPFLTGLQARLAEYDLDLMVVMGEPGQYQQERLRRVVETRRADAVVLANTRREDDRIDYLSKAGFPFATLGRSQSGGDTYPSLDIDFERAGDEAVDRLVARGHRRIAAIRPSLDLNFGYLFLDGYRRALKRHGIEVDPSLIADGFINEAGGYQVTPRVMLSKDRPTAIIFNNDAMALGGCKALAEMGIRPGHDIAVIVIVDTPLCRYFSPALTAFRPSLEPMGRRLAEMLLASLPAYAGPEGPRTIREVWPLELIARESD